Proteins encoded within one genomic window of Armatimonadota bacterium:
- a CDS encoding glycoside hydrolase family 2 TIM barrel-domain containing protein, protein MREQLITSITPHSPWRAMLLTALIGLMAGFLASAARAQDAPIPPGLEDLQVTDVNKEAAHAILMPYTTQRQALAGVRRESPWARDLNGPWKFNWVKTPQERPVDFYRPDFDVSAWKTIPVPSCWQTEGYGTPYYRNLGYIFKVDPPHVMSEPPRNYTAYVERNPVGSYRRDFEVPANWAGRRIFVTFDGVDSGFFLWINGEKVGYSTNSRNPAEFDITKYVKPGRNMVAVEVYRFCSGSYLEDQDMYRLSGIFRNVTLWSSPQVHVRDFYAKVDLDGQYKDGTLDVTAKVKNYGDEPAPERALNVTLYGTDGKPVAGAGGQITVPALKAGEETTLAMSLRVANPLKWTTETPNLYTTVLSLEDGGKGGEYLSTRTGFRKVEIKGPIFMINGVPVKLKGTNRHENWPDTGHYVTEERMVTDLKLIKAMNGNHVRTSHYSDDPRWYELCDEYGIYLVAESNLESHGYGRTSSEERFLKAYTDRQVRSVQSLKNYASIVMWSLGNESSNGDNFRKVMPLMRDIDPTRPIHYEGFGTGPNNPADVDSRMYPDPGDVERAGQDPERTKPFYMCEYVHTMNNSLGAIGDYNDLIDKYPALMGGAIWEWQDQALWNDRDKSRPPFLAYGGDWGDYPNDGLFIMKGVVFADRTPKPCYAEVKRAYQWVGFTATDPASGKIGIFNKYQFTNLRKFNITWNVIEDGVVIQRGKAAPLDVAPLSAGTLELDIKPIVPTPGAEYLLNVAFTLSKDEMWAKKGYVVAEDQFRLPAAARPEPTAPRGPAIQVARNDNAITLTGRDFSVSFATATGAISDLAYSGTEIVAGKAGPKLNVFRAPHNKDDMWAAMPSRGRGGATGSPGWFGYGLDALTIDVPPTIEVTPLTEGSAVRVAVTGLTSSGKASMAFDQQVVYTVLGDGTIVVNEKVTPKGPANLDQIVLPRIGVKLAVNKELNRVTYYGRGPDENYNDRDRGSYVGRYTSTVKEQLPPYVKPMECGNHEDVRWWALTAADGAGLMAIAPEAPLQVSSLPYDDDTLYQAKHTIDLGESSATTLCLSAATLGVGTAACGPATLPKYRVYATPVSFTYVLRPVPGGTKDLGEIARRALPVLSGE, encoded by the coding sequence ATGCGAGAGCAGTTGATCACAAGCATTACCCCCCATTCGCCCTGGCGCGCGATGCTGCTGACGGCGTTGATCGGCTTGATGGCCGGCTTCCTGGCGAGCGCAGCCCGCGCGCAGGACGCCCCCATCCCGCCGGGACTTGAAGACCTGCAGGTGACGGACGTCAACAAGGAGGCCGCACACGCCATCCTGATGCCCTACACAACCCAGCGGCAGGCGCTGGCCGGCGTACGCCGCGAGTCGCCGTGGGCGCGCGACCTGAACGGCCCCTGGAAGTTCAACTGGGTCAAGACGCCCCAGGAGCGCCCTGTGGATTTCTACCGGCCGGATTTCGACGTCAGCGCGTGGAAGACCATCCCGGTGCCCTCTTGCTGGCAGACCGAAGGCTACGGCACGCCCTATTATCGTAACCTCGGCTACATCTTCAAGGTAGACCCGCCCCATGTGATGAGCGAGCCGCCCCGAAACTACACAGCCTACGTCGAGCGCAACCCGGTGGGCAGCTACCGGCGCGACTTCGAAGTCCCCGCGAACTGGGCCGGCCGCCGCATTTTCGTGACCTTCGACGGCGTCGACTCCGGCTTCTTCCTCTGGATCAACGGCGAGAAGGTCGGCTATTCGACGAACAGCCGCAACCCGGCCGAGTTCGACATCACGAAATACGTCAAGCCCGGCCGGAACATGGTGGCCGTCGAGGTGTACCGTTTCTGTTCGGGCAGTTACCTGGAAGACCAGGACATGTACCGCCTTTCGGGCATCTTCCGCAACGTGACCCTCTGGAGTTCGCCGCAGGTCCACGTCCGCGATTTCTACGCAAAGGTTGACCTCGACGGACAGTACAAAGACGGCACGCTCGACGTTACGGCGAAGGTGAAGAACTATGGCGACGAGCCTGCGCCCGAACGGGCGTTGAACGTAACGCTCTATGGTACGGACGGCAAGCCGGTGGCGGGCGCCGGCGGGCAAATCACCGTTCCGGCGCTCAAGGCCGGCGAAGAAACCACGCTAGCCATGAGCCTCAGGGTGGCGAATCCCCTCAAATGGACGACCGAGACCCCCAACCTGTACACGACGGTCCTCAGCCTGGAAGACGGTGGCAAGGGCGGCGAATACCTGTCGACCAGAACCGGCTTCCGCAAGGTGGAGATCAAGGGACCAATCTTCATGATCAATGGCGTGCCGGTGAAGCTCAAGGGCACCAACCGCCACGAAAACTGGCCCGATACGGGGCACTATGTCACCGAGGAGCGGATGGTCACCGACCTCAAGTTGATCAAGGCGATGAACGGCAACCACGTGCGCACAAGCCACTACTCGGACGACCCGCGCTGGTACGAGTTGTGCGACGAGTACGGCATTTACCTGGTCGCCGAGTCCAACTTGGAATCCCACGGTTACGGCCGCACTTCCAGCGAGGAGCGTTTCCTGAAGGCCTACACCGACCGCCAGGTGCGCTCGGTCCAGTCCCTGAAGAACTACGCGTCCATCGTGATGTGGTCGCTGGGCAATGAATCCTCCAACGGCGACAATTTCCGCAAGGTGATGCCCCTGATGCGGGACATCGATCCGACCCGGCCGATCCACTACGAAGGATTCGGGACCGGGCCGAACAACCCCGCGGACGTAGACAGCCGGATGTACCCGGATCCGGGGGATGTCGAACGCGCCGGCCAGGACCCGGAGCGCACCAAACCGTTCTACATGTGCGAATATGTCCACACGATGAACAACTCGCTGGGAGCGATCGGCGACTACAACGACTTGATTGACAAGTACCCCGCGCTCATGGGCGGAGCCATCTGGGAATGGCAGGATCAAGCGCTCTGGAACGACCGCGATAAGTCGAGACCCCCGTTCCTCGCCTACGGAGGCGACTGGGGCGACTATCCCAACGACGGCCTGTTTATCATGAAAGGCGTCGTCTTCGCCGACCGCACCCCCAAACCCTGCTACGCCGAGGTCAAGCGCGCCTACCAGTGGGTGGGCTTCACAGCAACGGACCCTGCCTCGGGTAAGATCGGTATCTTCAATAAATACCAGTTCACCAACCTGCGCAAGTTCAACATCACCTGGAATGTCATCGAGGATGGCGTCGTGATACAGCGTGGAAAGGCCGCTCCGCTGGACGTGGCACCGCTGAGCGCGGGCACCCTGGAACTGGACATCAAGCCCATCGTGCCCACGCCGGGCGCAGAGTACCTGCTGAACGTTGCCTTCACGCTTTCGAAGGATGAGATGTGGGCAAAGAAGGGCTATGTGGTGGCCGAGGACCAGTTCAGGCTGCCGGCGGCAGCCAGGCCGGAGCCGACCGCACCACGCGGCCCGGCGATTCAGGTCGCCAGGAACGACAACGCCATCACGCTCACCGGCCGGGACTTCAGCGTCAGTTTCGCAACGGCCACCGGCGCCATCAGCGACCTGGCATACAGCGGAACGGAGATCGTCGCCGGTAAGGCCGGCCCGAAACTGAACGTCTTCCGCGCTCCCCACAACAAAGACGACATGTGGGCGGCAATGCCGAGCCGCGGTCGTGGTGGCGCCACCGGCAGCCCCGGCTGGTTCGGCTACGGGCTCGACGCGCTGACCATCGACGTGCCGCCAACGATCGAGGTCACCCCGCTTACGGAAGGCAGCGCCGTGAGAGTAGCCGTAACCGGTCTCACCTCCTCCGGAAAGGCCTCCATGGCTTTCGACCAGCAGGTGGTCTATACCGTTCTCGGCGACGGCACGATCGTCGTCAATGAAAAGGTAACGCCGAAGGGACCGGCGAACCTGGATCAAATCGTTCTGCCGCGCATCGGCGTGAAGCTGGCCGTCAACAAGGAACTGAACCGCGTCACATACTACGGCCGCGGGCCGGACGAGAATTACAACGACCGCGACCGCGGCTCCTACGTCGGCCGCTACACGAGCACGGTGAAGGAACAACTGCCGCCGTATGTGAAGCCGATGGAATGCGGTAATCACGAGGACGTCCGGTGGTGGGCTCTCACCGCCGCGGACGGCGCCGGCCTCATGGCCATCGCCCCCGAAGCCCCGTTGCAGGTCTCATCGCTGCCGTATGACGACGACACGCTGTACCAGGCGAAGCACACGATTGACCTGGGAGAGAGTTCGGCCACGACGCTGTGCCTGAGCGCCGCGACATTGGGCGTCGGCACGGCGGCCTGCGGGCCGGCCACCCTGCCCAAGTACCGCGTTTACGCAACGCCGGTGAGCTTCACCTACGTGCTGCGCCCGGTGCCCGGCGGTACGAAAGACCTGGGCGAAATCGCCCGCCGCGCGCTGCCGGTGCTGTCCGGCGAGTGA
- a CDS encoding glycoside hydrolase family 76 protein, which translates to MLRTLMSGRRAAVLIVAAGLGSMLPARPARAVTPADADLAFRSLNKVYWDTGTKFFRKEEQGPRKADFWLSAQLWDTVMDEYDRTHSAEVKRQIRDVYDGFIKEYPDWTTNKYNDDIMWWTIACTRAYKITGDSRYLKKAKASFDFVYDNFRDEKMGGGVYWLNERTSKNSCINSPTVIAAVRLSVLLKDAAYLAKARSLYEWQKKTLTDGAGKVFDAINFNKIRQTTRVSTFSLTYNQGTFIGAAVLLYQQTKDKTYLEDAIKTAEWTKANLCVTDQRILKDEGQGDGGAFKGILIRYMKLLINECGRKEFLPWMKANADTAWRNRRPADNIMGNDWSVPTGPGIQSQTAGSAATVVIDFADDKQK; encoded by the coding sequence ATGCTTCGTACCCTGATGAGTGGTCGCCGCGCCGCCGTGCTGATCGTTGCCGCCGGATTAGGCTCAATGCTTCCGGCCCGCCCCGCCCGCGCGGTCACTCCCGCGGATGCGGATCTCGCGTTCCGTTCACTGAACAAGGTGTACTGGGATACCGGCACCAAGTTCTTCCGCAAGGAGGAGCAGGGCCCGCGGAAAGCCGATTTCTGGTTGTCGGCGCAGCTCTGGGACACGGTTATGGACGAGTACGACCGCACGCACAGCGCGGAGGTCAAACGCCAGATCCGTGACGTCTACGATGGTTTCATCAAGGAATACCCGGACTGGACCACCAACAAATACAACGATGACATCATGTGGTGGACCATCGCCTGCACCCGTGCCTATAAGATCACCGGGGATAGTCGCTACCTCAAAAAGGCAAAGGCCAGTTTCGACTTCGTGTACGACAACTTCCGGGATGAAAAGATGGGCGGCGGGGTCTACTGGCTCAACGAGCGGACATCCAAGAACAGTTGCATCAACAGCCCGACTGTCATCGCGGCGGTGAGGTTGTCTGTGCTCCTCAAGGACGCCGCCTACCTGGCCAAAGCCAGAAGCCTGTACGAATGGCAGAAGAAAACGCTCACCGACGGCGCCGGCAAGGTCTTCGACGCGATCAATTTCAACAAAATCCGCCAGACCACCCGGGTCAGCACGTTCTCACTGACATACAACCAGGGGACTTTCATCGGAGCCGCCGTCCTTCTGTATCAACAGACTAAAGACAAGACGTACCTGGAAGATGCGATCAAGACGGCGGAATGGACCAAGGCCAACCTCTGCGTCACGGACCAGAGGATACTGAAAGACGAAGGCCAGGGTGACGGAGGCGCCTTCAAAGGCATCCTCATTCGCTACATGAAACTGCTCATCAATGAATGCGGTCGCAAAGAGTTTCTTCCGTGGATGAAGGCCAATGCCGACACCGCGTGGCGCAACAGACGGCCGGCCGATAATATCATGGGCAATGACTGGTCCGTTCCCACGGGACCCGGTATCCAGAGCCAGACGGCCGGCAGCGCCGCGACAGTCGTCATCGATTTTGCGGACGACAAGCAGAAATAA